TCGTAGAGGTCGCGGAAGTAGCGCTCCGCGTCAGGGGTCATCCCCGGCAGGGAGTCCCCGCTGCCCACCAGCGAAGCGAACATGTCCCGCTGGGGGGTGACCACTTTCCGCATCGAGATGAGCGACCGCTTCATGTCGAACAGGCGTCCGAGCTGCTCCTCCGTGGGACGCTCGAGGATCTCGTCCTCGAGCTCGTCAATCTTGTCGTCGAGGTTGGACAGGACCGGGAAGTAGCCGTCCACGAGAGTGTCCACGACCCTGTAGAGGAGCATCACGTGATCGGCTGCCGTACCCGACCGCCGGGCGAGGCGCTCTGCGAGCCCGGAGAAATCCGGGCAGGGCTGGTGGTGCACGGTCACGAGGAAGCTCTCGGTGTAGAAGCAGTGCACCT
This window of the Acidimicrobiales bacterium genome carries:
- a CDS encoding magnesium transporter CorA family protein is translated as MEGHLITVDGKAEHLDVANINRLMESGTHFWADIEGVDDEVVALLSDTFHFHPLAVEDAEHFGQRPKIDMYEDFALLVVYGATAEARLAEVHCFYTESFLVTVHHQPCPDFSGLAERLARRSGTAADHVMLLYRVVDTLVDGYFPVLSNLDDKIDELEDEILERPTEEQLGRLFDMKRSLISMRKVVTPQRDMFASLVGSGDSLPGMTPDAERYFRDLY